In Gossypium arboreum isolate Shixiya-1 chromosome 5, ASM2569848v2, whole genome shotgun sequence, a single genomic region encodes these proteins:
- the LOC108451817 gene encoding floral homeotic protein PMADS 1, with amino-acid sequence MARGKIQIKLIENSTNRQVTYSKRRNGLFKKANELTVLCDARVSIIMFSTTGKLHEFISPSTTTKQVIDQYQKSLGIDIWNTHYEKMQEQLKQLKEVNRNLRKEIRRRMGDCLNDLSIEDLGALEQEMESSVTLIRDRKYRVLSNQIDTSRKKVRNVEEIHKNLLHELESLKEDPYGLVDNGGDYDTLIGYQNGGPRIFALRLQPNHPSLHSGGGSDLTTYPLLD; translated from the exons ATGGCTCGAGGGAAGATCCAGATCAAGCTGATAGAGAACTCGACCAACAGGCAAGTCACGTATTCGAAGAGAAGAAACGGTCTTTTCAAGAAAGCTAATGAACTTACAGTTCTTTGCGATGCTAGAGTTTCGATCATCATGTTTTCCACTACTGGTAAACTCCATGAGTTTATCAGCCCTTCCACCAC AACGAAGCAAGTAATTGATCAGTACCAGAAATCCTTGGGGATCGATATCTGGAACACCCACTATGAg AAAATGCAAGAGCAGTTGAAGCAGCTGAAAGAGGTTAACAGGAACCTGCGCAAAGAGATTag GAGAAGGATGGGCGACTGTTTGAATGATTTGAGCATTGAAGATCTTGGTGCTTTGGAACAAGAGATGGAGAGCTCTGTCACTCTTATTCGTGATAGAAAG TATCGTGTTCTCTCCAACCAGATCGATACTTCCAGGAAAAAG GTGAGGAATGTGGAAGAGATACACAAAAATCTCTTACATGAACTG GAATCCCTGAAAGAAGATCCATATGGATTAGTTGATAATGGAGGGGATTATGATACCCTGATCGGGTATCAAAATGGAGGTCCTCGTATATTTGCTTTACGCCTGCAGCCAAACCATCCTAGCCTTCACAGTGGCGGAGGCTCCGATCTCACCACCTATCCCTTGCTTGATTAA